Proteins encoded within one genomic window of Amycolatopsis sp. 2-15:
- the glpK gene encoding glycerol kinase GlpK, giving the protein MTSYVAAIDQGTTSTRCMIFDHSGRVVAVDQREHEQIFPKAGWVEHNAEEIWENTRAVAAGALAKADLTSKDIAAVGITNQRETALVWDRNTGKPVYNAIVWQDTRTDKIVGELGALGGGQERYRQKVGLPLATYFSGPKVKWILDNVEGARAKADAGDLIFGNMDTWVLWNMTGGVDGGIHVTDPTNASRTLLMDLDTLQWDADIAAEMGIPLSMLPEIRSSSEEYGKVREKGALAGVPIAGILGDQQAATFGQACLSPGEAKNTYGTGNFVLLNTGTEKVMSDNGLLTTVCYKIGSNDTVYALEGSIAVTGSLVQWLRDNLGMIASAAEIEEHARTVEDNGGAYFVPAFSGLFAPYWRSDARGAIVGLTRFVNKGHLARAVLEATAFQSREVIDAMDADSGVPLKSLKVDGGMVVNELLMQFQADILGVPVIRPVVAETTALGAAYAAGLAVGFWESEDDIRTNWAQDKQWDPSMDESRRESEYRNWKKAVTKTFDWVD; this is encoded by the coding sequence ATGACTTCGTACGTAGCCGCGATCGACCAGGGCACCACGTCGACCCGCTGCATGATCTTCGACCACTCCGGCCGGGTGGTCGCCGTCGACCAGCGCGAGCACGAGCAGATCTTCCCGAAGGCCGGCTGGGTCGAGCACAACGCGGAGGAGATCTGGGAGAACACGCGCGCCGTCGCCGCGGGCGCGCTCGCCAAGGCGGACCTGACCTCCAAGGACATCGCCGCCGTCGGCATCACCAACCAGCGCGAGACGGCCCTGGTGTGGGACCGGAACACGGGCAAGCCGGTGTACAACGCGATCGTCTGGCAGGACACGCGCACGGACAAGATCGTCGGCGAGCTCGGTGCGCTGGGCGGTGGCCAGGAACGCTATCGGCAGAAGGTCGGCCTCCCGCTCGCGACGTACTTCTCCGGCCCGAAGGTCAAGTGGATCCTCGACAACGTCGAGGGTGCCCGCGCGAAAGCCGATGCCGGTGACCTGATCTTCGGCAACATGGACACCTGGGTGCTGTGGAACATGACGGGCGGCGTCGACGGCGGCATCCACGTCACCGATCCGACCAACGCGTCGCGCACGCTGTTGATGGATCTCGACACGCTGCAGTGGGACGCGGACATCGCCGCGGAGATGGGCATTCCGCTCTCGATGCTGCCGGAGATCCGCTCGTCGTCGGAGGAGTACGGCAAGGTCCGCGAAAAGGGCGCGCTCGCGGGTGTACCGATCGCCGGGATCCTGGGCGACCAGCAGGCGGCGACGTTCGGCCAGGCCTGCCTTTCACCCGGCGAGGCCAAGAACACCTACGGCACCGGCAACTTCGTGCTGCTCAACACCGGCACTGAAAAAGTCATGTCGGACAACGGCCTGCTCACCACGGTCTGTTACAAGATCGGCTCCAACGACACGGTCTACGCGCTCGAGGGTTCGATCGCCGTCACCGGTTCGCTGGTGCAGTGGCTGCGCGACAACCTGGGCATGATCGCCTCGGCCGCAGAGATCGAAGAACACGCCCGCACGGTGGAGGACAACGGCGGCGCGTACTTCGTGCCCGCGTTCTCCGGTCTGTTCGCGCCGTACTGGCGCTCGGACGCGCGCGGCGCGATCGTCGGCCTCACCCGGTTCGTCAACAAGGGTCACCTCGCGCGGGCAGTGCTCGAGGCGACCGCGTTCCAGTCGCGTGAGGTCATCGACGCGATGGACGCCGACTCCGGCGTGCCGCTGAAGTCGCTGAAAGTCGACGGCGGCATGGTCGTGAACGAGCTGCTCATGCAGTTCCAGGCCGACATCCTCGGCGTGCCCGTGATCCGGCCGGTGGTGGCCGAGACCACCGCGCTGGGCGCGGCCTACGCGGCCGGGCTGGCCGTCGGGTTCTGGGAGTCGGAGGACGACATCCGCACGAACTGGGCGCAGGACAAGCAGTGGGACCCGTCGATGGACGAGTCGCGCCGCGAGTCGGAGTACCGCAACTGGAAGAAGGCCGTGACGAAGACGTTCGACTGGGTCGACTGA
- a CDS encoding MIP/aquaporin family protein, which yields MSEQISQRSNAWSRLRSNIGGEMLAEFLGTAVIILLGCGSVAVAVVGLPGSGRQSVDFGASNWLIIAFGWGFAVMFAVYMTAGVSGAHLNPAVTLAFAVRRKFAWAKVGPFWLAQVLGALAGAAVVYAVYHDAIDAFNAAQNPPLSRPDSLGTFSIFATFPAEYFGNGVWGPLLDQIVGTAILVGIIAALIDNRNNAPESNLGPALIGFVVVGIGLSFGTNAGYAINPARDFGPRLLTLFEGWGNKAFPGNGDWFSNYWWIPIVGPLVGGLVGILIYDLLIGQVLTAREKAPGEFLPEPGRVPADQSAESQRTSAE from the coding sequence ATGAGCGAGCAAATCTCTCAGAGGTCAAACGCTTGGAGCCGACTACGCTCGAACATCGGCGGCGAAATGCTCGCCGAGTTTCTCGGGACAGCCGTCATCATCCTGCTCGGCTGCGGCTCGGTCGCGGTCGCGGTGGTGGGTCTCCCAGGATCCGGTCGGCAGTCGGTCGATTTCGGTGCGTCCAACTGGCTGATCATCGCGTTCGGCTGGGGCTTCGCGGTGATGTTCGCGGTCTACATGACCGCCGGCGTCAGCGGCGCGCACCTCAACCCCGCGGTGACTCTGGCCTTCGCCGTCCGGCGGAAGTTCGCGTGGGCCAAGGTGGGGCCGTTCTGGTTGGCCCAGGTGCTCGGGGCCCTGGCCGGCGCCGCAGTGGTCTACGCCGTCTACCACGATGCCATCGACGCCTTCAACGCCGCGCAGAACCCACCACTGTCGCGACCGGACTCATTGGGCACGTTCTCCATCTTCGCGACCTTCCCGGCCGAGTACTTCGGCAACGGGGTGTGGGGACCGCTGCTCGATCAGATCGTCGGCACCGCGATCCTCGTCGGGATCATCGCGGCGTTGATCGACAACCGGAACAACGCCCCCGAGAGTAACTTGGGGCCGGCCCTGATCGGCTTCGTGGTCGTGGGGATCGGGCTGTCGTTCGGCACGAACGCCGGTTACGCGATCAACCCCGCGCGTGACTTCGGACCGAGGCTGCTGACCCTGTTCGAAGGATGGGGGAACAAGGCGTTCCCCGGCAACGGTGACTGGTTCAGCAATTACTGGTGGATCCCGATCGTCGGGCCACTCGTCGGTGGTTTGGTCGGCATTCTGATCTACGACCTCCTCATCGGCCAGGTCCTGACGGCCCGGGAGAAGGCTCCCGGCGAGTTCCTGCCTGAGCCGGGGCGCGTCCCTGCCGACCAATCGGCCGAGAGCCAGCGGACGAGTGCCGAATGA
- a CDS encoding VOC family protein: MLFRDERWPDGTPCWVDLMVPDRTAAATFYEGLLGWNVQFGGPETGYYGMAQLAGRPVAGVGEIPAEQAGMPAAWTTYLAVSDVDKAVAAITEAGGHVVAPPMDVMTQGRMAIATDPTGSVFGLWQAGRHHGTEVTLAPGALAWNENMSRDFAAAKTFYGNVFGYSFNDISNDEFTYATLDVDGRPTGGLGQASGDYEPGWMTYFWSADVDAAAAKIPELGGTVTENPVDTPFGRMLMAKDNQGASFQLMAPNEQSGTQEGWGA; encoded by the coding sequence ATGTTGTTCCGCGACGAACGCTGGCCCGACGGCACGCCGTGCTGGGTCGACCTGATGGTGCCCGACAGAACCGCGGCCGCGACGTTCTACGAGGGCCTGCTGGGCTGGAATGTCCAGTTCGGCGGCCCCGAAACGGGCTACTACGGCATGGCGCAGCTCGCCGGCCGTCCGGTGGCCGGGGTGGGGGAGATCCCGGCCGAGCAAGCCGGGATGCCGGCCGCGTGGACCACGTACCTGGCCGTGTCCGATGTGGACAAGGCCGTGGCCGCCATCACCGAGGCCGGCGGCCACGTCGTCGCCCCGCCGATGGACGTGATGACCCAGGGCCGCATGGCGATCGCGACGGACCCGACGGGTTCCGTCTTCGGCCTCTGGCAGGCCGGCCGGCACCACGGCACCGAGGTCACGCTCGCACCGGGCGCGCTCGCGTGGAACGAGAACATGTCCCGCGACTTCGCCGCCGCCAAGACCTTCTACGGCAACGTCTTCGGCTACTCGTTCAACGACATCTCCAACGACGAGTTCACCTACGCCACACTCGACGTCGACGGCCGCCCGACCGGCGGCCTCGGCCAGGCGAGCGGCGACTACGAACCGGGCTGGATGACCTACTTCTGGTCCGCCGACGTCGACGCCGCCGCGGCCAAGATCCCCGAGCTGGGCGGCACCGTGACCGAAAACCCGGTGGACACGCCGTTCGGACGGATGCTCATGGCCAAGGACAACCAGGGCGCGTCCTTCCAGCTCATGGCACCCAACGAGCAGTCCGGGACCCAAGAGGGCTGGGGAGCCTGA
- a CDS encoding response regulator transcription factor yields MIRLLLTDDHPVVRDGLRGAFEGCPDIEVIGEAATGVEALAFVARHHPDVVLMDLRMPELDGVGAIRRLATEHPAVRVLVLTTYDSEADVLPAIEAGATGYLLKDAPVADLQHAIRAAARGESVLAPAVAARLMAPLRRPTPGALTARELDVLRLVAAGATNRAAANQLFISEASIKTHLLHVYAKLGVNDRAAAVGEAYRRGLL; encoded by the coding sequence ATGATCCGCCTCCTGCTCACCGACGACCACCCCGTCGTCCGCGACGGCCTGCGTGGCGCGTTCGAGGGTTGCCCCGACATCGAGGTGATCGGCGAGGCAGCCACCGGCGTCGAGGCCCTGGCCTTCGTCGCGCGCCACCACCCCGACGTCGTCCTCATGGACCTGCGCATGCCCGAGCTCGACGGCGTCGGCGCGATCCGCCGGCTCGCCACCGAGCACCCGGCCGTGCGCGTCCTGGTCCTCACCACGTACGACTCCGAGGCCGACGTCCTGCCCGCCATCGAGGCGGGCGCCACCGGTTACCTGCTGAAGGACGCGCCCGTGGCCGACCTGCAGCACGCCATCCGCGCCGCTGCCCGCGGTGAGTCCGTGCTCGCGCCCGCCGTGGCCGCCCGCCTGATGGCGCCGCTGCGCCGTCCCACGCCGGGCGCGCTGACCGCCCGCGAGCTCGACGTCCTGCGCCTGGTCGCGGCAGGCGCGACCAACCGCGCGGCGGCGAACCAGCTGTTCATCAGCGAGGCGAGCATCAAGACCCACCTGCTGCACGTCTACGCCAAGCTCGGCGTGAACGACCGCGCGGCCGCCGTCGGCGAGGCTTACCGGCGCGGGCTGCTCTGA
- a CDS encoding GNAT family N-acetyltransferase — MEPVEINAGAYYLRQLRADRHLDDRAALMEAFADPEHRRYVLNYRLRTLDEATEYVALRTAQWSCDERCSWAVAEPTTGRLLGEVGLRDLDLKFDTAEASVWTHPTERGKGVASTALSAALRYGFGGLGLQEISYRHEESNVVSASVAAKCGFTCVGPERTPAPTGEPLIKWTRQA; from the coding sequence GTGGAACCCGTGGAGATCAACGCGGGCGCGTACTACCTGCGCCAGCTGCGGGCGGACCGGCACCTCGACGACCGGGCCGCACTGATGGAGGCGTTCGCCGATCCGGAGCACCGGCGGTACGTGCTGAACTACCGGCTGCGGACGCTCGACGAAGCGACCGAGTACGTCGCGCTGCGCACGGCGCAGTGGTCGTGCGACGAGCGGTGCTCGTGGGCGGTGGCGGAGCCGACGACCGGGCGGCTCCTCGGTGAGGTCGGGTTGCGGGACCTGGACCTGAAGTTCGACACGGCCGAAGCGTCCGTCTGGACGCATCCCACGGAGCGGGGCAAGGGCGTCGCGAGCACGGCCCTGAGCGCGGCTCTCCGCTACGGCTTCGGCGGGCTCGGGCTGCAGGAGATCAGTTACCGGCACGAGGAGAGCAACGTCGTGTCGGCGTCGGTCGCCGCGAAGTGCGGGTTCACGTGTGTGGGCCCGGAGCGGACGCCGGCGCCGACCGGCGAGCCGTTGATCAAGTGGACCCGCCAGGCCTGA
- a CDS encoding glycerol-3-phosphate dehydrogenase/oxidase, translated as MTEAKLGPAAREESWQRLGKETFDLVVIGGGVVGAGTALDAATRGLRVALVEARDLASGTSSRSSKLFHGGLRYLEQLEFGLVREALHERELMLTTLAPHLVKPVSFLYPLTHRGWERPYTAAGLLMYDTMGGARSVPGQKHLTRAGALRMVPALKRSALIGGIRYYDAQSDDARHTMTVARTAAHYGAVVRTSTQVVGFLREADRISGVRVRDVEDGRETEIQAGAVINCTGVWTDELQRLSGGRGRFRVRASKGVHIVVPRDRIVSESGLILRTEKSVLFVIPWRNHWIVGTTDTDWHLDLAHPAATKHDIDYILDHVNTVLATPLTHDDIEGVYAGLRPLLAGESEETSKLSREHAVARVAPGLVAIAGGKYTTYRVMAADAVDAAVVDLPGRPPSSITDKVPLVGADGYHALVNQADHLAAQHGLHPYRVRHLLDRYGSLVHEVLALADGRPELLKPIDSAPDYLGVEVVYAASHEGALHLEDVLARRTRISIEYAHRGADCADQVARLVGEVLGWSAETIKREVDVYTARVEAERESQSQPTDESADALRASAPEARSGIIEPVS; from the coding sequence GTGACGGAAGCGAAGCTGGGACCGGCGGCGCGCGAGGAATCCTGGCAGCGCCTCGGCAAGGAGACCTTCGACCTGGTCGTGATCGGTGGCGGGGTCGTGGGTGCCGGGACAGCACTCGACGCGGCGACGCGCGGCCTGCGCGTGGCCCTCGTAGAGGCCCGTGACCTGGCATCCGGGACGTCCAGCCGGTCGAGCAAGCTCTTCCACGGTGGCCTGCGCTACCTGGAACAGCTGGAGTTCGGCCTGGTCCGCGAAGCGCTCCACGAGCGCGAGCTGATGCTGACCACGCTGGCCCCGCACCTGGTGAAGCCGGTGAGCTTCCTGTACCCGCTGACCCACCGCGGGTGGGAGCGGCCGTACACCGCCGCGGGCCTGTTGATGTACGACACGATGGGCGGCGCGCGGTCCGTTCCGGGGCAGAAGCACCTCACCCGCGCGGGTGCTTTGCGGATGGTTCCGGCGTTGAAAAGGTCGGCTCTGATCGGTGGCATCCGCTACTACGACGCGCAGTCCGACGACGCCCGCCACACCATGACCGTGGCCCGCACCGCCGCGCACTACGGCGCCGTGGTGCGCACGTCGACCCAGGTGGTGGGTTTCCTGCGCGAGGCCGACCGCATCTCGGGTGTCCGCGTGCGCGACGTCGAGGACGGCCGCGAGACGGAGATCCAGGCCGGCGCGGTCATCAACTGCACCGGGGTGTGGACCGACGAGCTGCAGCGGCTTTCGGGCGGGCGCGGGCGGTTCCGCGTGCGCGCGAGCAAGGGCGTGCACATCGTGGTGCCGCGCGACCGGATCGTCTCGGAGTCGGGACTGATCCTGCGCACTGAAAAATCTGTTCTGTTCGTCATCCCGTGGCGCAACCACTGGATCGTCGGGACCACGGACACCGACTGGCACCTCGACCTGGCGCACCCCGCGGCCACGAAGCACGACATCGACTACATCCTCGACCACGTGAACACGGTGCTGGCCACGCCGCTCACGCACGACGACATCGAGGGCGTGTACGCCGGCCTCCGTCCGCTGCTGGCGGGCGAAAGCGAGGAGACGTCGAAGCTTTCGCGTGAGCACGCCGTCGCGCGCGTGGCGCCGGGATTGGTCGCGATCGCGGGTGGCAAGTACACGACGTACCGCGTGATGGCGGCCGACGCGGTCGACGCGGCCGTGGTGGACCTGCCCGGCCGGCCGCCGTCGTCCATCACGGACAAGGTGCCGCTGGTCGGCGCCGACGGTTACCACGCGCTCGTGAACCAGGCCGATCACCTGGCCGCGCAGCACGGCCTGCACCCCTACCGCGTGCGGCACCTGCTCGACCGCTACGGCTCGCTGGTCCACGAGGTGCTCGCGCTGGCCGACGGCCGTCCCGAGCTGCTCAAGCCGATCGACTCCGCGCCCGACTACCTGGGTGTCGAGGTCGTCTACGCCGCCAGCCACGAAGGCGCGCTGCACCTGGAAGACGTGCTCGCGCGGCGCACCCGCATCTCCATCGAGTACGCCCACCGCGGCGCCGACTGCGCCGACCAGGTCGCGCGCCTCGTCGGCGAGGTCCTGGGCTGGTCCGCGGAGACGATCAAGCGCGAAGTCGACGTCTACACGGCCCGTGTGGAGGCCGAACGCGAATCGCAGTCGCAGCCGACGGACGAGTCGGCGGACGCGTTGCGGGCTTCGGCGCCGGAGGCTCGGTCGGGGATCATCGAGCCCGTGAGCTGA
- a CDS encoding NAD(P)H-quinone dehydrogenase → MTRIVIMGGGPAGYEAALVAAQHGADVTIVERDGLGGACVLYDCVPSKTFIASSGALAKMHDLGELGINTDLADTSVDLPTVHGRVKGLALAQSADIRARVQREGVRVVNGTARFCDEEPGLATHKVAVTHADGTTEALQADVVLIATGATPRVLPGAVPDGERILDWRQLYDLTELPEHLVVIGSGVTGAEFASAYTEMGVKVTVVSSRDRVLPHEDADAAAVLEEVFSQRGTTVAKHARAERVERTEKGVAVHLADGRVIEASHALMTVGSIPNTADVGLDRVGIEPGPGGFITVDRVSRTSVPGIYAAGDCTGVLMLASVASMQGRIAMWHALGEGVAPIKLKTVAANVFTHPEIATVGISQHAIDSGEVPARTIMLPLATNARAKMEGLRRGFVKLFCRPATGVVVGGVVVAPSASELILPIALAVQNQLTVDHLALTFSVYPSLSGSITEAGRQLMRHDDLD, encoded by the coding sequence GTGACCAGGATCGTGATCATGGGCGGGGGCCCGGCGGGTTACGAAGCCGCCTTGGTCGCCGCTCAGCACGGCGCCGACGTGACGATCGTCGAGCGTGACGGCCTGGGCGGCGCTTGTGTCCTCTACGACTGCGTTCCGTCGAAGACGTTCATCGCGTCGTCCGGCGCGCTGGCGAAGATGCACGACCTCGGTGAGCTGGGCATCAACACCGACCTGGCCGACACGAGCGTCGACCTGCCGACCGTCCACGGCCGGGTGAAGGGTCTCGCGCTCGCGCAGTCGGCCGACATCCGCGCCCGCGTGCAGCGCGAGGGCGTGCGGGTGGTCAACGGCACCGCCCGCTTCTGCGACGAGGAGCCGGGCCTGGCGACGCACAAGGTCGCCGTGACCCACGCCGACGGCACCACGGAGGCGCTGCAGGCCGACGTCGTGCTGATCGCCACCGGCGCCACCCCGCGCGTGCTGCCCGGCGCCGTGCCCGACGGTGAGCGCATCCTCGACTGGCGCCAGCTCTACGACCTCACCGAGCTGCCCGAGCACCTCGTCGTGATCGGTTCGGGTGTCACCGGCGCCGAGTTCGCGTCGGCCTACACCGAGATGGGCGTGAAGGTCACCGTGGTGTCCAGCCGCGACCGCGTGCTGCCCCACGAAGACGCCGACGCCGCCGCGGTGCTCGAGGAGGTCTTCTCGCAGCGTGGCACCACCGTCGCGAAGCACGCGCGCGCCGAGCGCGTGGAGCGCACGGAGAAGGGCGTGGCCGTGCACCTGGCCGACGGCCGCGTGATCGAGGCCAGCCACGCGCTGATGACCGTCGGGTCCATTCCGAACACCGCCGACGTCGGCCTCGACCGTGTGGGCATCGAGCCCGGCCCCGGTGGCTTCATCACCGTCGACCGCGTGTCGCGCACCAGCGTTCCCGGCATCTACGCCGCCGGTGACTGCACCGGCGTGCTGATGCTCGCGTCGGTCGCCAGCATGCAGGGCCGCATCGCGATGTGGCACGCGCTGGGCGAGGGCGTCGCGCCGATCAAGCTGAAGACCGTGGCCGCCAACGTGTTCACGCACCCGGAGATCGCGACCGTCGGCATCAGCCAGCACGCCATCGACTCCGGTGAGGTGCCCGCGCGCACGATCATGCTGCCGCTGGCCACCAACGCGCGGGCGAAGATGGAAGGTCTGCGCCGCGGTTTCGTGAAGCTCTTCTGCCGCCCCGCGACCGGTGTGGTGGTCGGTGGCGTGGTCGTGGCGCCGTCGGCGAGCGAGCTGATCCTGCCGATCGCGCTGGCCGTGCAGAACCAGCTGACGGTGGACCACCTGGCGCTGACGTTCTCGGTGTACCCGTCGCTGTCGGGCTCGATCACCGAGGCCGGGCGCCAGTTGATGCGCCACGACGACCTCGACTGA
- a CDS encoding gamma-glutamylcyclotransferase — MPLYAAYGSNMEPAQMLERAPHAPMAGTGWLEGWRLTFGGEDLGWEGALATIVEDPASRVFVVLYDVTSLDEAGLDRWEGGELGMHNKIRLRVQTMDGSVLAWLYVLDAYEGGLPSARYLGVLADAAEAAGAPADYVDDLRTRPCSGITG; from the coding sequence GTGCCGTTGTATGCCGCTTACGGATCGAACATGGAGCCCGCCCAGATGCTGGAGCGCGCCCCGCACGCACCGATGGCCGGCACCGGCTGGCTGGAGGGCTGGCGGCTGACCTTCGGGGGCGAGGACCTCGGCTGGGAAGGCGCGCTGGCGACCATCGTCGAGGACCCGGCTTCCCGCGTCTTCGTGGTGCTCTACGACGTGACCTCCCTCGACGAGGCCGGCCTCGACCGCTGGGAAGGCGGCGAGCTCGGCATGCACAACAAGATCCGCCTGCGGGTCCAGACCATGGACGGCTCGGTGCTCGCCTGGCTGTACGTGCTCGACGCGTACGAGGGCGGCCTGCCCTCCGCGCGCTACCTGGGCGTGCTCGCCGACGCGGCCGAGGCCGCCGGAGCGCCTGCGGACTATGTGGATGACCTGCGCACCCGGCCGTGCTCCGGGATCACCGGCTGA
- a CDS encoding amidohydrolase: MTVLDSRPDVPGDSEGRMANPIEAPTALITEAGVSMAPVEDLGAGRGPFWLDDWLRANVTDVLAWRRHIHAHPELSRHEFATTELVVSLLRAVGLKPWVLPGGTGVVCDIGQGERCVALRADMDALPLTEDTGLPYASTTEGAAHMCGHDAHTAILLGAARALAGAPELPGRVRLIFQAAEEVMPGGALDMIAAGALEGVERIYGLHCDPRLEVGKIGTRVGALTSAADLIELRLTSPGGHTSRPHLTADLVYALGTVITSLPSVLSRRVDPRSGTVLVWGAVHAGQAANAVPQDGVLRGTLRTADHEVWTALEPLVASSVESLLAPTGVGFSLDYRRGVPPVVSDPESTALLRAGVEAALGEQGLAGTEQSSGGEDFGWYLEHVQGAFARLGVWAGPPAPQADIHRPTFTLDERALMVGVRTLVHTALAALA; encoded by the coding sequence GTGACGGTGCTTGATTCACGTCCGGACGTTCCAGGTGATTCCGAGGGTCGCATGGCCAACCCGATCGAGGCGCCCACCGCGCTGATCACCGAAGCCGGCGTCAGCATGGCACCTGTGGAGGATCTCGGTGCGGGCCGCGGCCCGTTCTGGTTGGACGACTGGCTGCGGGCCAACGTCACCGACGTGCTCGCGTGGCGCCGGCACATCCACGCCCACCCGGAGCTGTCGCGGCACGAGTTCGCGACGACCGAGCTGGTCGTGTCGCTGCTGCGCGCCGTCGGCCTCAAGCCATGGGTGCTGCCCGGTGGCACCGGCGTGGTGTGCGACATCGGCCAGGGCGAGCGCTGCGTCGCGCTCCGGGCCGACATGGACGCGCTGCCGCTCACGGAGGACACGGGTCTGCCGTATGCCTCCACCACGGAGGGCGCGGCCCACATGTGCGGGCACGACGCCCACACCGCCATCCTGCTGGGCGCGGCCCGCGCGCTGGCCGGCGCTCCCGAGCTGCCCGGCCGTGTGCGCCTGATCTTCCAGGCCGCCGAGGAGGTCATGCCCGGCGGCGCGCTGGACATGATCGCGGCGGGCGCGCTCGAAGGCGTCGAGCGGATCTACGGCCTGCACTGCGACCCGCGGCTGGAGGTCGGCAAGATCGGCACCCGCGTGGGCGCGCTGACCTCGGCCGCCGACCTGATCGAGCTGCGCCTCACCTCGCCCGGCGGGCACACGTCGCGGCCGCACCTCACCGCGGACCTCGTGTACGCGCTGGGCACGGTCATCACGTCGCTGCCGTCGGTGCTGTCCCGCCGCGTCGACCCGCGCTCGGGCACGGTGCTCGTGTGGGGGGCGGTGCACGCGGGCCAGGCCGCCAACGCGGTCCCGCAGGACGGGGTGCTGCGCGGCACCCTGCGCACCGCCGACCACGAGGTGTGGACGGCGCTCGAACCGCTCGTCGCGTCGTCCGTGGAGTCGCTGCTCGCGCCGACCGGCGTCGGCTTCTCGCTCGACTACCGCCGCGGCGTGCCGCCGGTCGTCTCCGACCCGGAGTCCACGGCGCTGCTGCGCGCGGGCGTCGAAGCCGCTCTCGGCGAGCAGGGCCTGGCCGGCACGGAGCAGTCCTCCGGCGGCGAGGACTTCGGCTGGTACCTCGAGCACGTCCAGGGCGCGTTCGCCCGCCTCGGCGTGTGGGCCGGTCCGCCGGCGCCCCAGGCCGACATCCACCGCCCCACCTTTACGCTCGACGAGCGGGCGCTGATGGTCGGTGTCCGAACACTGGTCCACACCGCCCTGGCCGCTCTGGCCTGA
- a CDS encoding class F sortase: MIRKSFAVVVLAAAAVLGGCAAPAGAPSAPVSPPHSIELPPRAPTAVVLPKSAPVSLDIPKIDAHSTLVPLGLDADNTVQVPPVSTPLQAGWYEYSPTPGERGPAVVLGHVDGNKHEGIFFRLKEMAPGDQVSIKREDGSTAHFEVTKVDQVPKDVFPSDAVYGDTPDAQLRLITCGGAFDRAAHNYEDNVIVYARLVADGH; the protein is encoded by the coding sequence GTGATCAGGAAGTCGTTCGCCGTCGTGGTGCTCGCCGCCGCGGCGGTGCTGGGTGGGTGCGCTGCTCCGGCCGGCGCGCCGAGTGCGCCGGTGTCGCCGCCGCATTCGATCGAGCTGCCGCCGCGGGCGCCCACGGCCGTGGTGCTGCCGAAGTCCGCACCGGTGTCGTTGGACATCCCGAAGATCGACGCGCACTCCACGCTCGTCCCGCTGGGACTCGACGCCGACAACACCGTGCAGGTACCGCCGGTGAGCACGCCGTTGCAGGCCGGCTGGTACGAGTACTCGCCGACGCCCGGCGAACGGGGCCCGGCGGTGGTGCTCGGGCACGTGGACGGCAACAAGCACGAGGGGATCTTCTTCCGCCTCAAGGAAATGGCGCCCGGGGACCAGGTGTCGATCAAGCGGGAAGACGGCAGCACGGCGCACTTCGAAGTGACCAAGGTGGACCAGGTGCCGAAGGACGTGTTCCCGAGCGACGCGGTGTACGGCGACACTCCCGACGCGCAGCTGCGGCTCATCACGTGCGGCGGCGCGTTCGACCGCGCAGCACACAACTACGAGGACAACGTGATCGTCTACGCGCGACTCGTCGCCGACGGTCACTGA